The Hevea brasiliensis isolate MT/VB/25A 57/8 chromosome 9, ASM3005281v1, whole genome shotgun sequence nucleotide sequence AGAAGAAACCCTTAAGGCATAGATCTGTAGCGTGTTTGCCAGAACAAATagaaacttctttttttttttttccttaatatcTATTTTCGTCTTCTTTTCGCAATCTTGTCTCCACTGACAGACAACAACGCCACTAAGTCACCCACAGTTATGTGACAAACGTCTCTATGCCGTAGTTGCTCCTTTCCACGTGTATCTCCATCTGTGGCATCAGGTCTGGACTCTGCTCTCTCTGTCTTTAGATAAGGAAATCTCAGTCTGATCTTGGCTGAGCGAATTCTGGATAAATAATTCGTTCTTCTTTTGCCAACCCTTGTGGGTTTTCTGACAAAGTATGGTAGCCACGTacgtaggtttttttttttaatgaaagatAAAATATCATTCAAGAAGAGAATAAAACCTCAGACAACAGAACATCCAGGAGGGGGAATAGAAAACCGCCTACAATAACATTACTAGAGCGAGCCTGATTAGCCACGCATTTTGCACTTCTATTGGCAAGCCTATTAACGTAAGCTACTTTTGTTAAAGGACACTGATTTTAAAAAACTCTTAACATTCAAAACATAAGATTTAATATCCTAAGAAAAAGGTAAATTTACGTTgagtctaaaattatttttttaaataaaaatataattttaaatgctattcaaaaaaataatttcaaaataataatttcaaaaaaaattattttattattttaatatttttataattaaaattaattaaatttaatttttaattattttttaacactctttaattaatatatttaaaaaaataaaattttcaacagCAATTTTAACGGTATTACAAAACAGGCTCCTAGACTATTCCCAACAAATCAAATCTGCAAGTTGTATTTAGTCTACCGTAATAAGATAAGGAAATTAGCTTCTACTTGGAATCAATCTGCAAGCTATACTAAAAGCATACCCCTTTGCTGCCAAAGGAGAAAGGCTAGAAAAAGTTGCCATAAGGCCATCCATCAAAATATCTTTCCAATTTCTACATAAAATTCCAAACCTACTTTCccagaccataatcaaatgaaGTATCAATATTGATCTTAAAACAACCCACATTAGGAAGAGACCAAGGCATCTGCCTAACTGTGGGAGAGCCTAGAGGAACCGACAAACTAGAAAATTTCAGGGTGGAAAATTATCGCATTTCTTGCTTTGTTTGCATCATTTACGTCTTATGTGATGTATTAATTAAGTGTTTATCCTATAAGgtcaaaaatcaaaatttatggaCTCATTTCTAAATGGTaaagtctaattttttttttcctagtgCTATGTTTGGATATGAAATAAGGGAGTAAGGacaataaagaaagaaaaatatttttaattttttgttttctttttttagtaatgaaagaaaaataatgagggacatgaaaataaaatttattttttcttatttggaaagagagaagaggaaaagaaaatatttatattttttaaaatttaccattttactttTACTTATGATTTAATAAATTACTTAAAAGTTGCAATGAAAAAATGAGATTGTTTATGCAATTTCATCAATTGAAATACATTTTCTTCCCTAGAgaaaataacttttatttttctttctccttttacttttttttttttgcatttccaaataaaataataataataatatcaattTATTTTCCCTCATTCATTTCTTTCCTCACCCTTTTCCTCATATACAAACAGAACGTAAGTAATTAGAAGTGAACTTAAAAAAAGTGAAGAATTTGAAGTAAGATGATTCAGAATTTGCGCGAGAAGAAAtgtaatttttaagtagaaaataattttcatgtactgtatattattatattatgcaCAGGTCCAGTTGATATGGGCTCTTTTGAAAATTTGAGGCCTCAGGTCCATTGTGTATTGGTTTTGAGAAATCTTGAATTTTGTTCGTCACAGGGCCTGGTGCTGCTCACTGTGCAAGCTCGCTCACCGTCGCTAAAACCACCAGCATGTAACCCAGCCAACCCCAACATCCCATGCCAAGAAGTAGATGGCGCAAAGGCTACAATGCTGTTTTTAGGGCTCTATCTGGTGGCCCTTGGCGTTGGAGGGATAAAGGGTTCTCTCCCAGCACATGGGGCAGAGCAATTTGACGAGAGCACCCCACAAGGAAGGAAGCAGAGATCAACCTTCTTCAATTACTTTGTCTTCTGTCTTTCTTGTGGAGGCCTAATTGCAGTTACTTTTGTTGTGTGGATTGAAGACAACAAAGGGTGGGAGTGGGGCTTTGGGGTTTCTACCATTGCAATCTTTTTGTCTATTCCTATCTTCCTCGCTGGCTCACCCACTTACAGGAATAAGATACCTTCCGGAAGTCCCCTCACGACCATTTTGAAGGTATACTACAGGTTTCTCATTACCTTTTTGGCTACCATGTTAAACTGCTGcacaaaatttcattaattttttagcTAATTGGCCACTTAATGGTTTTTATTGAACAGGTTTTGATTAATGCTGCAACTAACTGTTCCATAAGCAGCACTCCAAGCAATGCCGTGGCAAACCTGAACGCAAGCCCTTTCAATCCAACCCAAGTCAGCGAGGAATCAAAAGAAATGGCACCCAGTAGTGAAATTGCAACAAAAAGCTTCAGCTGTCTTAACAGAGCAGTAGTGAAAAGGCAAGTCCACTCTGCACTAGAATGCACAGTACAGCAAGTTGAGGAAGTTAAGGTTGTGATAAAAATCCTACCAATATTTGCCTGTACCATCATGCTCAATTGCTGCCTAGCTCAGCTCTCCACATTTTCTGTACAACAAGCTGCCACCATGAACACCAAGCTTGGTTCCTTGAAAGTCCCCCCAGCTTCCCTTCCCATTTTTCCTGTAGTTTTCATTATGATCCTAGCACCAATTTACGACCTTTTCATTATCCCATTCGCTAGGAAAGTGAGTAAATCTGAAATGGGCATCACTCATCTGCAAAGAATTGGCATTGGTTTATTTCTTTCCATAATAGCAATGGGAGTGGCAGCTCTAGTTGAAATCAAGCGGAAGAGAGTTGCTACGAGTTCTGGACTACTAGACTCGAATGATCCATTGCCCATCACATTCTTCTGGGTTGCTTTCCAGTACTTATTCTTGGGATCAGCAGATCTTTTCACCTTGGCAGGGCTGTTGGAATTTTTCTTTGCAGAGGCACCCACAGGCATGAGATCCTTAGCAACTTCTCTTTCCTGGGCCTCCTTGGCCATGGGGTACTACCTGAGCTCAGTAATTGTATCAATAGTAAACAATATTACAGGTAACTCTACACACAGACCATGGCTCTCTGGCAACAACATAAATCACTATCACCTGGAACGATTCTACTGGCTGATGTGTGTGCTAAGTGCTGTGAATTTCTTGCATTACCTTTTCTGGGCCAACTGGTATAAGTATAGATCAACAAGAGGTAACTAGCAAAATCAATTTACGCATTCGATATAGCTGATGAGGGGCCTGTTTGCCCTGTTTACACCAGATGATCAAATGTTTGCGCTAAGCAACCCCTTGGCTGTATATAAGATGAATTGCTGGATCTTTGTTGCCGGCCAATACGTGGGAAGGGTTTAGAGTAATTTTATCGTGTAAtcactgtttcttttgaaaaaaaaGCAGCTAGTTCATTTTGTTCCAAAAAAATTGATTAAGCGACTCTTGTCCAGCGTTAACTAATTAATTCTAATATAAGAACACCTTGATTTCTAAAGGAGTTATTGTGCACCATTATCTACAGGGAACTTTCTAAAGGAGGAGCAAAATGGGTGAACCTGGCTATTAAAGATGCAAAGATTAGCGAAAAtagtacccaaaaaaaaaaaaaggcattatGTAGTACAAAAGAATCTGAATACATTGCAGGATTAGAACTCATATCCACTGTAACCAAGAAGAAAGTAAACCACAAATTAACGAAATATATATTAAGGTGGAAAGCTTGTCATATTCATTCTAAACATTTGTCTTGTTCTTCATGCCAAGTCCCCCTATAGCGCCAAAAGCAAACAATTCCAAGAATTTTGCCCTCATAATAACATTTAAGTCTTTAAGAGGATACAGTGCAGGTACTATTAGgcactttttttattttattttatttttttattccttTTGATCAAGAAGGTACTTAAAGCTTAAACAAAACATCATCATCTCTTGTACCTTTCCAAGGGATCTATTAAGCATGCACTTCTGTTacgaaaaaagaaattaaatgtaGCAAATAATAACATAATGGGGATGTAGCTCAGATGGTAGAGCGCTCGCTTAGCATGCGAGAGGTACGGGGATCGATACCCCGCATCtccaatttcattaatttttgtcCACAAAGAAATTCGGAACACCTCGTTGTACGACCGCGTTTTCCTCGTCGACGCCACTCCAGGAATTGACTGTTTTAGATGTGTGTCCAATGGGTCCTCATATGGCGGGTAAAACGCCTCCAAACTCTGTCTGTCTCGTACGTATATGCTGTCAAGTTGTACGTTGGGTGTGGATTGCTCAAACACGCCAAGATCCTGCCATCTGGCAAAAGCGCTGCTGTGGGGTGGTACATTCTTGGAATCTTCTCTGGGAGGTAAAGAACCAGGTTCACGGCGTCGTTCCAGCCCACTGTGCCATTAGCGGCGCCGTTGATAATGATGACGGCACCGGTGGGTAatagtatcatatcattcatgaCCCGTGGAGTGGGCATGAGCTCCATTCTGCATTTGAGCTTCGGGTCTGTCTCTCTTAACCTCCCACATGTGCTAGATGCTCCGTTGTAACCATGCTCAATGTAAGCCTTGACATAGGAACTGGGCTTTGACCCGCCGCAGATCATTACTTCCGCTTCTGGTAATTCAGGCATGTCAGTCCCTTTGTTTAACAGAAGAGGAAGCAAAATGGAAGAGCCAGTGCAAGGAAAGTTCCTAGCACCATCGGGTATATCGGGTACTCCTTGATCACCTTGTTTCTCGTATAATCAAGCAAGATGGATCGATTATTAGCGAAAATGAAAAGATTTCCATCAGCAAGTAGGtgcaaaaagggataaaaattttTCCCTTCTTGTGGGTCTTTTGTTTCTACCAAGAAACGCAAGAAAATATTATCCCGTATCTGAGAATTCTTGGGATAAATCTCTTACCCCTTGGTTGGATCGAGAGAAACagagagaagagaaaaaaaaaaaaaaaaagaaaattttttttttaaaatttttttatttgaacatcaaataaaaggaaaaattaaagggaaaggaagaaaaggaaagagaaataaatagaaattttaattaaagtttttttttaattaataaaaaatataagaatataaaaaaataattaaaatatttaaatattttttataatataaatataaaaaaaataaaaatataataatattttttctataaaataaattataatttctttttattctaacaatttatgaaaataacacaaaataaattaaatttactttcttttcttttttttcctcgtTGCCTCTCTTTAATTCTTCCTCGTTTCCTTGCCAAGTTAAGGATAAACAAAGGGTTAGGTAAAAACCGTTCTGCCACCAACAATAATGATGCGACCATCAGGAAGTATCTGACAACTGGCGTACCATCTCCGGCTCAAGAGGGGAGTAGAGAGCTCAACCCAGTCGCCAGATTTGTCATCACAGGGTATGAAAGCACGAATTACGCGCTCACCTTTCTCGTCGCCTCCGGTTTGGATAAGAGTACCGTTGGTATCGACAGCGCCGGAAGAGCACCAGGTGTTGGCTAGAATGTTGGGAGGACGAATTTTGTTGGAAGCGATGTCGTATAGGACGGAATGTGCAGTGCAATCTTTGGGTCTGACGGCCTCATTGTTATAGCGGCAGTGCCATGAGGGAGAGAGAGGTTGGAGAAGCCAAAGTCGGTTCGATCAAAGATGATGACCTTGCTGTTCTTGAGGGTCTGAATGTGCATGGCGGAGATGCCTATGCTTTCTTGGAGAAGGACCCATCTCCAGCCTGTTGTGGTGGAGAAAAACGATGTGGGGTAGGCAAGTTGCGAGCAGAGCATAAGCAAATTAAAGAGAATAcaagaagaaaaatgagaaaagatTGGTTCTTGATCGCCGTTGGAGTTGTTTCTTGCGGTTAGAGTTTGATGGTTAATGGAAAGAAAGAGGGTTTTAGGCAAAGAATATTTGGAATAGGGTAATTCCCATGGACCTTGACTGCTAATGATGTTTAGATTTGGGTAACATCTTTCTCATGAGATTATCCCTTGATAACATTCTTTTTGGCCGGGACTTGCTGGTTCCTTTGGAAATGGAGAAACCAAATTATTTTTGAAGAGGAATAATGTGAGACCAGTGGATTGTTCTTCAGTTATAATGTCCTCTGCTAAGGAAGTAGAGGAGGCGCGGGGTGCCTGCGAAGGGGTCAGTATGGCAGGGTGTCTAAAGGGATGAGGCTTATAGGGCATAGGTTGGTCTCCACCTCCTTCCTGTAAGGAAGGAGGAAAATGGCTTCAGTTGGTGTTTGCGGTCTCACACAGGCTCATGGATTGCATGTTCTGCAACGAACTTATTAGGGGATTGCTCGATAACTATAGCTGAACAGTGGGGGCTGTTCACAGATTTGTCTATAGCTTGGGACAAGCGTGAGAGGATTGTGTTTGTTCTTTCAATAAACGAGAGGATTTTGTATGTTGAGATAGTAAAACTTGGCCTTCAAGAATGTGATTAGATAACTCAATTATTCAGTACACGTCttataacaaaataaaatttacacaattgaaaaaaaaaaaaaaaaaaaaaaagaagaagaaagaaagaaaggcacGCGTTGGAGAATCATAACCTCAACTGAAGGTTGTTTTTTTGGGAGTCTCTATGTATCGTTGATAAAGCATCATGTAATTTAGCTTGagtcatttttaaattttttattttggcTTATTTAACTTCGAATAgggtttaaattcataattttatgtTCTTCGATATGAATGATGCTCTTTTGAGTATTATCTAAAATCAAGGTCAAGGATGTCGACGTTGTGTTTGTTTATTTATCAAAAGAAATGCCTTCTATTTTCACCTTCCAATTATACAGAGCCCAGCATCGAAGCCCAGTGCAAATAATCAGCGTCCCACTTTTATTTAAGCCGAATCCTGCACTAGGTTGCTTTTTTTGAATTTGTAGTTTATGGATCTATAGAGCACGCATCAACTAATCTGCACAGCTCAACAATTCTAATTTCTAATAGCTGAAACACACGTGAATCCTCaatcatatttttatatattgacAATTTGAATATCACAAGAATCCATCAGGGTCCCCATTTCTAGCCTTTACAAGATAATATGATGAATTTCAGGGTGAGTATTAATCCTCTTTCAAAACCAGTAACCAGCAGCAAAGAATGTTGAAGTTATATCCTATGATTTAGAGGAGCCGGCACCAATTGATGTACTTCTTACAGCTACCCTCACCGCACCTACGCAACTAAGCTGCCTCATCTCAGGGTTCAATCCATGACTTTCCTGGCTCTGAAACCCTTCTTCTATTTGGACACCCACATAGTATGCTATCTGAACAGTCAGACACCCAGTAAGAAAGACAAGAATTGCATAAAGAAATCACATGTTTGGTCTTATTTCCTTAAAATTAGAATCCAAACTATTGGAAGATATTTAAACCAAAATAAAACAACTGGGCAAAGCAAGAATGAAGATTGAATGAACTACATGCCAAGGTGCTTGTGTAACTAACACCAGCAGTTCATGATCAATAGTAAAAAGCAATAAATCGCCCACATTGTCAAAATATATAAAAGAACTCCTTCCCATTTTGACAATGTATCATTCTCAGCTGCTGACATCCAACTTACTGGAAAGTGGAAACCAATATGTTCATGTTCTCATATCCACAGCCATTTGGTATTTTTAGCTTAGAATCATCCTCATCAGAACACAAAGGCAAGAAGACCAATTTGTTGGTAATTCAATTATATCATCAATTCAATGAAAATAATAACACCAAAGAGTTAATCAAAATGCTTATGAGAAACCCTGACCCAAATAAGAAAGCAATATAATTGATTTCCCAATTTCTTCCTAAATTAGGCAGTATTAAATCTTTAACTGGCAGTCTCCCATCAATTTTACACCTAGAATAGAACACCTACAACCTTAATACTAAAGATTCCCAACCCTCTTGGCATCTGCTGTACCTACACTTTGTTGACAAGTGAGGTCATTACTAAATGGGTAAGCCTGTCACTTCAATGATAAATTTCTTCAACAGCAACCAGAATTATAGCTCTCTTCAATGAtatatttcttccacaagttgtATTATAGTTTATTGACACAGCAAGATAATGGCATTACGATTCTGAAACTCCTCAGAAAAACTTAAACAAGCAGAAAAATAGGGGACCATGGAATTTCCAACGAATAAACAGCCAAATATTGATGGGGTATTAATATGTTTCATAGACCTTGGGCTACCTGCCACAGCAAATAACCAGCCCAAGAAAATGACAATGACAACTGAGGGATATACATGTGTATATGTGTATAGATTTCCTGTGCTTCAACCCTAGAAGCATAAAAAGCAATGGTTTTCTCTACTTCTACTTATCATTGTGGATGGCATCTTTCACCTTTTCACAATGTTTAAGATTGGACCACCATAAATTGATAAAATGGGTACAACAACAACTGTATTTATCTCTTGAAGTTCTACAAAAATGAGATATAATCAACAATCATTATCCATGGCCAACAGTTTGAGAGGGTTAGCCTGAACCACATGTATAGTGTGACTGTGAGGAATTGTATTTGATATGGTGATTATTAGAGGCATACACACATGACAtatagagagagacagagagagagagagagagagagagagagacagggagagagaagaaggaagaagTAAAGTAACCAAGAAAGACGTTAAAATGGTTTTTGGTTGAGGTTGTCTGATATAGCTGAGCTGCTGAACAGCAACCATGTTCCAAGCCAAGTAACTGAAACAAAAGGTAAGCAAAAGAACCCGGTGAATTCTTCTTTTCCTAAATCAGCACAATTGACATAACATCCCCCCAGTCAAATAAGATAATATAGTCCAGAAAAGTAAATACATCTCAAATTATTCGATCTTGATGGGGGATTTAAGACTACCAT carries:
- the LOC110668495 gene encoding protein NRT1/ PTR FAMILY 4.6, whose amino-acid sequence is MEQEQEQQLARWDGYVDWRNRPALRGRHGGMLAASFVLVVEILENLAYLANASNLVRYLSKYMHLSPSRSANNVTNFMGTAFLLALLGGFLSDAFFTTCRIYLISAAIEFLGLVLLTVQARSPSLKPPACNPANPNIPCQEVDGAKATMLFLGLYLVALGVGGIKGSLPAHGAEQFDESTPQGRKQRSTFFNYFVFCLSCGGLIAVTFVVWIEDNKGWEWGFGVSTIAIFLSIPIFLAGSPTYRNKIPSGSPLTTILKVLINAATNCSISSTPSNAVANLNASPFNPTQVSEESKEMAPSSEIATKSFSCLNRAVVKRQVHSALECTVQQVEEVKVVIKILPIFACTIMLNCCLAQLSTFSVQQAATMNTKLGSLKVPPASLPIFPVVFIMILAPIYDLFIIPFARKVSKSEMGITHLQRIGIGLFLSIIAMGVAALVEIKRKRVATSSGLLDSNDPLPITFFWVAFQYLFLGSADLFTLAGLLEFFFAEAPTGMRSLATSLSWASLAMGYYLSSVIVSIVNNITGNSTHRPWLSGNNINHYHLERFYWLMCVLSAVNFLHYLFWANWYKYRSTRGN